The following DNA comes from Octopus sinensis linkage group LG5, ASM634580v1, whole genome shotgun sequence.
aaccactatttaatatgcattttgtacaagcgatgtgtaacattgcttacaaattgatgtagtgataataaatctttaatttattacaaagcacttatgtatttattaatacatccacgcatccactacaTTTGGTGACCCCGTAAAACGAATCGCGCCTTCCCTGGAACCAGCTTCATCAACCGCGTCGAAGAATTACAGTTTGTACATCACCAGCAACGAAGCAACTGAAAATTCCGACAAAAACAATGAATCTCCCGGAACAAAACCCAGCGGCCAACATCGACATGGCATTCCAAGCGGCGATCTCGTTAAAAATTCCACCATTCTGGACCCACGACCCGACATTGTGGTTTCACCATATAGAGGCACAGTTTGCCTCTCACAGAATATCGAGCGATGCGGCTCGACTTTCTCACGTTATCAGTTCTCTGTCACCAGAAATAACGAACGTGATACGCGACCTTATCATGGCACCACCCGGTTCTGTTTCATATGAAGTTTTTAAAACCACGTTAATAAACAGAACCTCAGAATCCCAACAAAAAAGACTTCACCAGCTTCTGATATCGGAAGAATTGGGTGACAAAACGCCGTCCCAGCTTCTTCGGAGAATGAAACAGCTTCTCGGAGATGAGACGCTCCCAGAAAAAATCTTCAAGCAACTTTTTCTCCAGCGTCTGCCCTCCAATACCCAGGTTGTTCTCGCGTCCACCAGAGAAAAAACATCCCTTGAAGAACTGGCGGAGCTAGCTGACAAAATAGCCGAAGTACCGCACAGATATCCAACGGTATCGACGGTGACGCCAGCCGCTCCCAGTACCAATCCTTTCCGTGCACAAACCAGTTCTTCAGAGATTTCGGATTTGCGTGCATTAATGACGCAGCAAGCTGCGCAAATACAAATTCTCACAGCCCAAATACAAGCCCTAAAGTTTAGTCCCCAGCGTCGAAGCACCAGCCGATCTCGACGAGATGGCAGACGGTCTCGAAGCCCCAGTGCTACCCGAAACTCACATGACACGTGTTGGTACCACCGAACATTCGGAACACGGGCACAAAAATGTACGGTACCGTGCTCGTTTTCCTCACCCAGTTCGGGAAACGGCACAGCCAGGAATTGAACGCGACGGAAGTTCCTGGTTCGCACCCACACAGTCGCCTGTTTTTCGTTTGCGATCGTGTAACAGGCACGCGTTTCCTGGTTGACACAGGTGCGGAAGTCAGCATCATCCCAGTCTCCAACActtctggaaaaagaaaagagacatcagTCTGTCTTCAGGCAGTCAACCATTCACCCATTCCAACCTACGGTGAACAGTCCCTAACATTAAACATAGGACTACGCCGCACATTTCAGTGGGTATTCGTCGTCGCTAAACTGCCGACCCCTATCTTAGGAGCCGATTTCCTGCATCATTTCGGTCTCCTGGTAGACATAAAGAACAGACGACTTGTCGACACCACCACCAAGCTTACTGTGCGCGGTATAGCCGCTCGAATGGACACAGTCAGCCCAACTGTAATGCTTACGACAACGACTCGTCACAGTTCCATCCTGAATGATTATCCAGATGTCGCCCGGCCAGTTTTTCATAACCAGCCGATAAAGCACGACGTTACCCACCACATCAAAACCAGCGGTCCACCTGTTGCTGCAAGGCCCAGAAGGTTACCACCTGATCGTCTCCAGGCCGTCAAGCGGGAATTCCAGCACATGCTCGACCTCGGAATTATCCGCGTTTCCAGCAGCAACTGGTCCTCGCCGATACACTGCGTCCCAAAAAAATCATCGACCGATTGGCGGGTTTGCGGCGATTATCGATCACTGAATAAAAGCACTATCAGTGATGCCTATCCGGTGCCTTTTCTTCAGGACTTTTCGAGCTCGCTGCATGGAGCTCGCATCTTTTCAAAAATCGACCTGGTGCGAGCATACAACCAAATCCCAGTCGAACCTGCAGACATCTCAAAGACAGCAGTGACTACACCTTTCGGAATGTTTGAATTCCTGCGTATGCCTTTCGGTTTACGAAACGCGGCACAGACATTCCAAAGGTTTATCGACATGGTGACTAGAGGTTTGCCTTTCGTCTATGCCTACATAGACGACATACTCGTGGCCAGTAACTCGGACGAAGAGCATAATCAACACCTTCACCTGCTATTCGAACGTTTACGTAAATTCGGAATTGTTATCAACCCTACTAAATGTTTGTTCGGAGTtgcttcccttcattttctcggCCATATAGTCGATAAAAATGGAATTGTCCCCTTCCCGAGAAAGTCAAGGCCATCGTGGATTTTCCACCACCCACATCTCTCCGCAAATTAAGGGAATATCTCGGTCTAGCGAATTTCTATCGACGGTTCGTGCCCCACCTCGCTGAAATAGCGCAACCGCTCACGGATTTGCTACGTCAGCGAACCTGCAAAAACGCAGATATAGCTCTGACCGAAGATCAACTCGTTTCTTTCGCTGCCCTGAAAAAAGCGTTATCTAGCGCTACCATGTTGGTTTATCCAAAACCAGACGCCCCACGATGTTTACTCGTGGATGCATCCGATTCCGGAATCGGAGGTGTGCTACAACAGCTTGTTGACGGTATATGGCAaccgttgtctttcttttctaagcGGTTAAAACCCGCGGAAACCAAATACAGCACATTCAGTCGGGAATTATTGGCGGCATACCTGGCCGTTAAGCATTTCCGTCATATGCTAGAAGGTACCAATTTTGCCATATATACCGACCACAAGCCATTAGTATACGCATTTAACACCAAACCGGATCGCCATTCGCCGAGAGAAATTCGTCACCTCGACTTCATATCGCAGTACACGACGGATATACGCCACATCAAAGGGACGACCAACGTGGCAGCCGATGCACTTTCACGTGCGCAGATCAATGCTATCCACACCACGTCTACAATTGATCTGGCACGTATAGCAGCTGACCAGGAGAATGACGAAGAACTTCTAAAGCTCCGGAATTCGTCATCTCTGAAATTTCAGCATGTTCCACTACCATCATCCACAGCCCATATATGGTGTGATATTTCCACTGGTTACCAACGCCCTTATGTACCACAGAAATATCGTCGAGAAGTTTTCTCCGCTCTACATTCTCTGTCACATCCTGGTATTCGCTCCACTCAAAAGCTAATATCGACCCGTTTTGTGTGGACCAGTATCAACAAGGATATCAGAGAATGGACCAAGTGCTGTGTTGCGTGCCAAAAAGCGAAAATCcaccggcacataaaatcaccaatcgGTTCATTTTCGCAGCCCGATGCACGATTTCAGCACGTTCACATTGATATCGTTGGACCCCTGCCACCTTCGCAGAACTATTCATATCTGCTAACTTGCGTAGATAGGTTCTCGCGATGGCCCGAAGCCTGGCCCCTATCTGATATATCAGCAAAAACGGTCGCTAAAACGCTGATATCCCAATGGGTTTCGCGTTTTGGCACACCCGCAACAATTACCACCGACAGAGgacgtcagttcgattcccaccttttcaccgagctgactcgtctcctcgggtgtaaacacacccgcactaCAGCTTACCACCCTGCAGCAAATGGCATGGTGGAACGCTTTCACCGCCAACTCAAGGCATCTATAAAAGCAGCTCCAGACAGTTCTCACTGGTTGGAACATCTCCCTCTCATCCTCCTTGGAATTCGATCCACGATTAAGGAAGAACTGGGATATACTCCGGCCGAACTCGTTTATGGCACAACACTCACCTTACCTGGGCAGATGATCGAACCTGTTTCACAAAACTTCCCTGacccacaacaatatgtgcaccgATTACGAACATCCATGTCGCAAGTATCACCCTCAGGCCCCAGACAACAGAACGTCGTTTCACGTGTCCCAAAAGATATCAACACATGGACTCATGTCTTCGTGAGGAATGATGGGATACCCTCTCAACTTCGACCACCATATTCCGGGCCCTACAAGGTCATCAAAAGAGAACCCAAGTATTTCGTCCTCGATATTGGAGGTAAACGAAATACGGTCTCGATTGATCGTTTAAAAAAAGCTTTCATCGAGGAGGACTTACATTCAGTCCCCTCTTTTCCTCAAACAGACTCGGCAACTCCAGCGAACACCACAGATGCTGCACAACCCCGACACACCAAATCAGGAAGAACAGTTCGATGGCCAGCAAGGTTTGTGCAAGTTTTTCGGGTAAGTTCTGAACTCCTAACGTATCCATCTTCCTAATGAACACATAACTGCATCACCCACCCAGAGAAATCAAAGAACATTTGTgtacgtaaagaaaaaaaaaatgaaaacaaaaactgtctgtatgaacttttacggaacatttcaaaatcgaactttgccgatgaacatttctttcatttttgcatgtacatattttttgttttctcttcaaaatgtttgcattctcataaatatatttttttgctaactgcatatccacacacatttacaaatcttGTTCTCATGCGTGCTATCACTCGATTTTTTTTCGCCACTGAAAGATACCTTGTCTCTATTAGACCTCTAGTAGGTCGAGTAATCAATAGACGCACATCTCTTTCAACGCGCCAACATAATTCTGCctgggcacatatacatattgcccaccatatagcacatacaaattgtaaacctttcatccatatttttatcgttcaatgtgtaaaaaaaaaaaaatttttttctacatgcacacaatcaaaaaaaaaaaaaaaataataaaaataataataataatacatttccaATATCGTTCGATCTCTGTGGCTTTCTCACTAGAAGGGGGGtagtgtaagaattagcacttccttctcaaagcttggattcgaaatcagacccaagaatcattggtcgtaaaataccaatgcacaaaaaggcgcgaaatcagaatctctttgttctgacaaaaaatgatggatcgtctcccttcgacctctgacccgagcaggtcaggcgaagtttaacaggacgaccagcgacctactgtacgcaataacactcttgcggtatatctatttttctggctatttgagatgttataaatagaacggagaaataggtaACCAGAGAGAACCCGAACCAACGTTTAAGAGAACGTCACGCatttatgaggacgacgaaagaatattcagaaaggtgactctgtactgcatgatttacacacacacacacacacacaccatcaaacatattctgctttaatgtgtatcctgtattatgcattcctttaaaatgtattatttgcaaccactatttaatatgcattttgtacaagcgatgtgtaacattgcttacaaattgatgtagtgataataaatctttaatttattacaaagcacttatgtatttattaatacatccacgcatccactacaggtgtatggcgcagtggttaagagcgaGCGTTACTAATACctacattccgagttcgattccaggcagtgaactgaataataataacaacaacatcgaaaaatacctcatgaatgagaacccaggttcgaaatttcactaagacacctgatgaaggctagagggtaaatcagccgaaatgttgtgttaacaacaaacaagatgaggacaaatatccgtcaaatataaataatgtccaTAATTCCTCATgccttaaatatagaacattataaacatttatttgatATTGAATATACAGCTAAACACATGATTAACTTCACTGGTTGATTATGAGAAATTACGAATTGATGGCTAAATATTGAAGACTATATCTGACCATTAATGATTTGGCCAAAATTTGCTTCTTTGTTTTTATGACGGTTGATAAAGATTTACTTCAAGGATGTGATTATATGTGTAAAGAATGGATTTATTATGTGAACTTTCCGACAGACAATAACGTTGGAAATATTTCCTTCTGCTACTtttctaataattataattcGGTGTGGTGGGCCACGGATGGTCAGAAAACTAATTGACGTGAGAACTGAAAGTGTGAGTGACAAGCAGATAAATATGTAATAACTTTTTAAGGAAGGAGATTTAGCAGCAGCAAAAAATGGTTTGAAAACTGCTAGAGGAGGTCGAATTTTGATCGAGTCATATGTATTGTGCTTTATATTAATGCCCCGTGCataatataattcttatattAAATGTTTAGTTCTTACTGCACAATGAATCACATTGTctgtaaatatagaaatatgtacatgtgttgcaGTATAAAAACAAAGGCCGAGGTAAAGGACAGGAACCACTttcggttattattatttttctttctacagAAACTCACTTTTTTcgggtcaatataaag
Coding sequences within:
- the LOC115211687 gene encoding uncharacterized protein LOC115211687, yielding MNLPEQNPAANIDMAFQAAISLKIPPFWTHDPTLWFHHIEAQFASHRISSDAARLSHVISSLSPEITNVIRDLIMAPPGSVSYEVFKTTLINRTSESQQKRLHQLLISEELGDKTPSQLLRRMKQLLGDETLPEKIFKQLFLQRLPSNTQVVLASTREKTSLEELAELADKIAEVPHRYPTVSTVTPAAPSTNPFRAQTSSSEISDLRALMTQQAAQIQILTAQIQALKFSPQRRSTSRSRRDGRRSRSPSATRNSHDTCWYHRTFGTRAQKCTVPCSFSSPSSGNGTARN